One Natrinema longum genomic window carries:
- a CDS encoding glycosyltransferase family 4 protein: MRILRVAQKLYPDTKGGGQYHVHAMSRDQAALGHDVTVVTVQSDPDLPHIETRDGYTVIRYDPTASLLGNDISSGVAQYLASAAEFDVMHAHSHLYFSTNLAALKRRLGDIPLAITNHGLYSQSAPENVFRLYLRTLGRWTFDQADVVFCYTETDRDRVREFGVSSRIEVVSNGIDTNRFGSDGRESRLINSTEPVVLFVGRLVEGKRPSVALEALPQIKRTHPDAQLYLCGDGPLRSDLESLARELDIDDSVHFLGHVPYDEMPRVYRSGDVLVLPSRAEGVPRTVLEAISTGLPVVCSHLDQLEELVAGRGELVDLDAGESIAPRVSEWLETGQRVRSLEDDYAWQTTVERTTAHLRSIAY; this comes from the coding sequence ATGCGTATTCTTCGCGTCGCACAGAAGCTCTATCCCGATACGAAGGGCGGTGGACAGTATCACGTCCACGCGATGAGTCGCGATCAGGCGGCACTGGGTCACGACGTGACCGTCGTCACGGTGCAATCCGATCCCGACCTCCCTCACATCGAAACTCGAGACGGATATACGGTGATTCGGTACGATCCGACAGCAAGTCTCCTCGGAAACGACATCAGTTCAGGGGTCGCACAGTATCTGGCTTCGGCTGCGGAGTTCGATGTCATGCATGCTCACTCCCATCTCTATTTCTCGACGAATCTGGCGGCGCTGAAGCGCCGTCTCGGGGATATCCCACTGGCGATTACGAACCACGGACTCTACTCGCAGAGCGCTCCCGAGAACGTCTTTCGGCTGTACCTGCGAACGCTCGGTCGGTGGACGTTCGATCAGGCCGATGTGGTGTTCTGCTATACCGAGACGGACCGGGACCGCGTGCGGGAGTTCGGCGTCTCGAGTCGGATCGAAGTCGTCTCGAACGGAATCGATACAAACCGATTTGGTTCTGACGGGCGTGAGAGTAGGTTGATCAATAGTACGGAGCCGGTCGTTCTCTTCGTCGGGCGGTTAGTAGAGGGAAAACGCCCCTCGGTGGCTCTCGAGGCGCTCCCACAGATCAAGCGTACGCATCCAGACGCGCAGCTTTATTTGTGTGGCGACGGGCCGTTGCGAAGCGATCTGGAGTCGCTCGCTCGCGAGCTAGATATCGATGACTCGGTCCACTTCCTGGGTCACGTTCCCTACGACGAGATGCCGCGGGTTTACCGCAGCGGCGACGTACTCGTCCTTCCGAGTCGAGCTGAGGGCGTCCCACGGACCGTTCTCGAGGCGATCAGCACCGGATTACCGGTCGTTTGCTCGCACCTCGATCAACTCGAGGAACTCGTCGCAGGACGCGGTGAACTCGTCGATTTGGACGCCGGAGAGTCGATCGCTCCCCGCGTCTCCGAGTGGCTCGAGACGGGGCAACGCGTTCGGTCCCTCGAAGACGATTACGCGTGGCAAACGACTGTCGAACGGACGACAGCGCATCTCCGGTCCATCGCCTACTGA
- a CDS encoding GDP-mannose 4,6-dehydratase: MDVLVTGGAGFIGGHIAEAVAGRGHDVTVLDNFEPYYDLGIKEHNVEAAKTAAAEADASYDLIDGSITDGSLVDDLVADADVVYHQAAQAGVRTSVEQPQKVNAYNVDGTMNLLEAARHTDLERVVLASSSSVYGKPAYLPYDEEHPTNPVSPYGVSKLASEQYARVYNEVYGLPTVALRYFTVYGPRMRPNMAMTNFVSRCLHGEPPVIYGDGTQTRDFTYIDDIVRVNEQLLEDDSADGQICNVGSTDNIDIHTLAEVVRDEIDPSLELEFGEPREGDAEHTHADISKANAVLGYEPTVDIRQGVSKFIDWYRENREWYDPLVRSS, from the coding sequence ATGGACGTGCTCGTTACCGGCGGTGCAGGCTTTATCGGCGGCCACATTGCTGAAGCCGTCGCAGGCCGCGGCCACGACGTGACCGTACTGGACAATTTCGAACCCTACTACGATCTCGGCATCAAGGAACACAACGTCGAGGCCGCGAAAACGGCCGCCGCCGAGGCCGACGCGAGCTATGATCTCATCGACGGCTCGATCACCGACGGATCGCTCGTCGACGACCTCGTCGCCGACGCTGATGTCGTCTATCACCAAGCGGCTCAGGCGGGCGTCCGGACAAGTGTCGAGCAACCACAAAAAGTCAACGCGTACAACGTCGACGGGACGATGAACCTCCTCGAGGCCGCCCGGCACACCGATCTCGAGCGCGTCGTCCTCGCCTCCTCGTCGTCGGTCTACGGCAAGCCGGCGTATCTACCCTACGACGAGGAGCATCCGACGAACCCCGTCTCACCGTATGGCGTTTCGAAACTCGCGAGCGAACAGTACGCGCGCGTCTACAACGAGGTCTACGGCCTCCCGACGGTCGCACTCAGGTACTTCACCGTCTACGGCCCGCGGATGCGGCCGAACATGGCGATGACGAATTTCGTTTCGCGGTGTCTCCACGGCGAACCGCCGGTGATCTACGGGGACGGCACACAGACCCGTGATTTCACTTACATCGACGATATCGTTCGGGTCAACGAACAGCTTCTCGAGGACGACAGCGCGGACGGCCAGATCTGTAACGTAGGCTCGACGGACAACATCGACATTCACACCCTCGCGGAAGTCGTCCGCGACGAGATCGATCCGAGCCTCGAACTCGAGTTCGGCGAGCCCCGCGAGGGCGACGCCGAACACACCCACGCCGACATCTCGAAAGCCAACGCGGTCCTCGGCTACGAGCCGACAGTCGACATCCGCCAGGGAGTCTCGAAATTCATCGACTGGTACCGCGAGAATCGGGAGTGGTACGATCCGCTCGTCCGGTCATCGTAG
- a CDS encoding sugar transferase, with amino-acid sequence MLTGWRYRIVSLIGVILATGIAVTAANHPVSQYLFTTYIPLFNRLDVTVLTGESLYWALPLSVGIVAGCLLPLYKPRPRRILETVVIAQKRVGVAGLALATLGFFQWSHRLPRATLVMIVGILMLLIPAWFVWIRRRPTASDGRTLIVGDDLAQIERIAPEVDALVLGYLCPTAVNWHTVTDGGVTVQKDDGLTEIENEVDTLTDSDSLTRLGGLSRIEDTLIEYDIDTVVLAFHHPDRAEFFGALDACYEHGVNAKVHREYANKVLVSEDAVGTLIDVEVEPWDPFDYLMKRTFDIVVSGTALLVLSPLILLIVLAIRLEGEGPVFFSQQRTYLYGETFQIKKFRTLKPKRGGEVGTVIETDRRTPLGTFLRTTHLDEIPQLWSILTGSMSIVGPRPAQTELESEFESEAIEWRQRWFVKPGLTGLAQINDATSQEPTEKVQYDLQYIRNQSLLLDLKILLRQLWKVVEDVAELAGRE; translated from the coding sequence ATGCTCACCGGATGGCGGTATCGTATTGTCAGTTTGATTGGGGTGATACTGGCGACTGGTATCGCTGTCACCGCTGCTAACCATCCGGTATCTCAGTATCTGTTTACTACCTACATTCCGCTCTTTAACCGTCTTGATGTGACCGTCTTAACTGGGGAATCGCTGTATTGGGCGTTACCTTTGAGCGTCGGTATCGTCGCTGGCTGTTTACTTCCGCTCTACAAACCCCGTCCTCGTCGGATCCTCGAGACGGTAGTCATCGCGCAAAAACGAGTCGGGGTAGCAGGACTTGCGTTAGCGACACTCGGGTTTTTCCAGTGGAGCCATCGACTGCCGCGGGCGACGCTGGTCATGATCGTCGGAATATTGATGCTCTTGATCCCCGCGTGGTTCGTCTGGATCCGCCGGCGGCCGACTGCGTCGGACGGCCGCACACTGATCGTCGGCGATGACCTGGCCCAGATCGAACGGATCGCGCCTGAGGTCGACGCACTCGTACTTGGATATCTGTGCCCGACTGCCGTTAACTGGCACACTGTCACTGACGGTGGTGTGACCGTACAGAAAGACGACGGTCTCACGGAAATCGAAAACGAGGTCGATACGCTCACGGATAGCGATTCGCTTACTCGACTCGGTGGGCTTTCACGAATCGAAGACACCCTGATCGAGTACGATATCGATACCGTCGTGCTTGCGTTCCATCATCCTGACCGTGCAGAGTTTTTCGGTGCACTCGATGCCTGCTACGAACACGGCGTTAACGCGAAAGTTCACCGGGAGTACGCGAATAAGGTACTCGTTTCCGAAGATGCGGTTGGAACGCTCATCGACGTAGAGGTAGAGCCATGGGATCCATTCGATTATCTCATGAAACGAACGTTCGACATTGTCGTTTCGGGGACGGCTTTGCTCGTTCTCTCACCACTTATTCTGCTTATCGTCCTCGCGATTAGACTAGAGGGCGAAGGGCCGGTCTTTTTCAGCCAACAGCGGACCTATCTGTACGGCGAAACGTTCCAGATAAAGAAATTCAGAACGCTGAAACCGAAACGGGGCGGGGAAGTGGGGACGGTTATCGAAACGGACCGTCGGACACCACTCGGGACGTTCCTTCGAACGACTCATCTCGACGAAATCCCGCAGCTATGGTCGATCCTAACCGGAAGTATGAGCATTGTTGGTCCACGGCCAGCACAGACCGAACTCGAGTCCGAATTTGAGAGCGAAGCGATCGAGTGGCGACAGCGATGGTTCGTCAAACCTGGCCTAACCGGACTCGCCCAGATCAACGACGCGACGAGTCAGGAGCCTACCGAGAAAGTTCAGTACGATCTCCAGTATATCCGAAATCAGTCACTTCTGCTCGATCTGAAGATTTTGCTCCGTCAACTTTGGAAGGTCGTTGAGGACGTCGCCGAACTCGCTGGTCGCGAGTGA
- a CDS encoding DNA-binding protein, producing the protein MRPATRVVVVAVLLLVLGGLCVHYGATYDDNWPHPTGDRIQDAGLEQSVGDRVLLFGEVRGVDAEAETITIQVTDDSGEVAAELEVRGVASEVKPGGVVQVYGLLESETELAADRTVVVNRDPSAATYKLGASVVGLLLAVGYFLRHWRVTGRELAFEPRVGPATSDSEPKSEGNRRG; encoded by the coding sequence ATGCGCCCCGCGACCAGAGTCGTCGTCGTCGCCGTGTTACTCCTCGTCCTCGGCGGACTCTGTGTTCACTACGGTGCGACCTACGACGACAACTGGCCTCACCCGACCGGTGATCGAATCCAGGACGCGGGACTCGAGCAGTCCGTCGGCGACCGGGTACTCCTGTTCGGCGAGGTACGAGGCGTCGACGCCGAGGCCGAGACCATCACCATCCAGGTCACGGACGACAGCGGCGAGGTGGCCGCCGAGCTCGAGGTTCGGGGCGTCGCAAGCGAGGTGAAACCGGGCGGTGTCGTACAGGTCTATGGCCTTCTCGAGTCCGAAACGGAGCTCGCCGCCGATCGGACGGTCGTCGTGAACCGTGATCCGTCGGCGGCGACCTACAAACTCGGGGCCTCGGTCGTCGGTCTCCTGTTGGCGGTCGGCTACTTCCTCCGGCACTGGCGCGTGACCGGCCGCGAACTCGCCTTCGAGCCGAGAGTCGGTCCAGCGACGTCAGATAGCGAGCCGAAATCGGAGGGGAACCGCCGTGGCTGA
- a CDS encoding O-antigen ligase family protein, which translates to MPEKALRFYVEFILGPLILLASITLTDKNTLKLAYRWIVATGAIVSLYILAYIINSGLDSIRRVAVGDGIPLAISANYLSSIFGIAIVIATAQILTEYSWKKSRLELIALPVLAFGLILTGSRAAMIGVGLSFILILLSTRSMRILVPTSALGVGSIIIVVVLRSFFNFTGGYRFTLEHILYSIGLLYNLITSSLQEVIQTPMSILFGVGFYRYAPISSPHVVDAGYPHNYLASAIIHIGFPTAIALALLILVTLKQLFILSIFQKESYYLPLATLCSLVVFLMYMMSEGRLTRMYSFWMFAGITQSLIRDI; encoded by the coding sequence ATGCCAGAAAAGGCACTAAGGTTCTATGTAGAGTTCATTCTAGGTCCTCTAATTTTATTAGCATCAATAACTCTAACTGACAAGAACACACTGAAATTAGCCTATAGGTGGATTGTAGCCACCGGCGCGATTGTGTCACTTTATATATTGGCATACATAATAAACTCCGGATTGGATTCGATAAGACGAGTTGCGGTTGGTGACGGAATTCCGTTAGCTATTTCAGCTAATTACTTATCAAGTATATTTGGTATCGCGATCGTTATTGCGACAGCACAGATACTAACTGAATATAGTTGGAAGAAATCTCGATTAGAACTAATTGCTCTTCCAGTGTTGGCTTTTGGACTCATTCTGACAGGTTCTCGGGCAGCTATGATTGGAGTCGGACTTTCATTTATACTGATACTTCTTTCTACAAGGTCAATGAGAATCTTAGTTCCTACATCTGCTCTTGGAGTTGGTAGTATTATTATTGTTGTAGTCCTTAGATCATTTTTTAACTTTACTGGCGGATATAGGTTTACGTTAGAACATATTTTGTACTCTATTGGACTTCTATACAATTTAATTACAAGTTCTCTGCAGGAGGTAATCCAAACGCCTATGTCCATTCTCTTTGGCGTTGGGTTCTACCGATATGCTCCGATTTCCTCGCCTCATGTCGTCGATGCCGGGTACCCACATAACTATCTCGCTAGTGCCATCATCCATATTGGATTCCCAACTGCGATCGCCCTTGCCTTGCTGATATTGGTAACTCTCAAGCAATTATTTATTCTATCAATATTTCAAAAAGAGAGTTATTATTTGCCACTGGCAACCCTTTGTTCTCTCGTTGTTTTCCTCATGTACATGATGTCTGAAGGAAGATTGACGCGAATGTATTCGTTTTGGATGTTTGCCGGTATAACTCAGTCTCTGATTCGGGATATCTGA
- a CDS encoding glycosyltransferase family 4 protein: MTRIIFVTLVDLSGTSGQNLYSREVANSLNELEGCSLEIICPYPKREKTELLSSDNISVHYLSKKRRQDPKWNLRIQPEIINHLQKIHRTKPIDGIVTPLKPGLVSPPLFSYWYDIPQILLVEGMLEKNIAKMSPFPGATAIAKGIVKINAMNSTQAFAAYDEARDMIRSRSGFANTPTETFHHGVDTDQFRPIPRQKARAQIDAEFRDDDFVIGFVGSFKKYHCVDPLLRAVDSSQKEIKLLLVGEGPEHEQMESLAKTLDVDAHFTGFVDHETVNTYISATDAAYGAIDPDHWGSPMKVFEYLSCERPVIATHSDSLSFVESENLGEIVRTPSQHEVESALESLHEMSNEDRVEMGKRGRKYIIENRTWDTLAKKIEEAIKERQ; encoded by the coding sequence ATGACAAGAATCATCTTCGTAACACTAGTTGACTTATCTGGTACATCCGGGCAGAACCTCTACTCGAGGGAAGTCGCAAACTCCCTAAACGAGCTCGAGGGGTGCTCACTCGAGATTATCTGTCCCTACCCTAAACGTGAAAAAACAGAACTACTCTCGTCGGACAATATATCAGTCCACTATCTCTCAAAAAAACGGCGACAGGATCCGAAATGGAACCTTCGAATTCAACCAGAGATTATAAATCACCTTCAAAAGATACACCGAACTAAACCAATAGATGGCATTGTTACCCCGTTAAAACCTGGGTTGGTTTCACCTCCACTATTTTCGTACTGGTACGACATTCCACAAATTCTTCTTGTAGAAGGGATGCTAGAGAAGAACATTGCTAAGATGTCTCCCTTCCCCGGGGCGACGGCAATAGCGAAAGGAATTGTGAAAATAAACGCGATGAATAGTACACAGGCATTCGCTGCATACGATGAAGCCAGAGACATGATCCGATCGCGAAGTGGCTTTGCGAATACCCCGACTGAAACGTTCCACCATGGCGTTGATACTGATCAGTTCCGGCCGATACCCCGTCAGAAAGCTAGAGCGCAGATTGATGCGGAATTCCGAGACGATGATTTCGTAATCGGATTTGTCGGCAGTTTCAAAAAATATCATTGCGTCGACCCACTACTGAGAGCAGTAGATAGTTCTCAGAAAGAAATCAAACTATTGCTAGTCGGCGAAGGACCCGAACACGAGCAAATGGAATCCCTCGCAAAGACCTTAGATGTGGATGCACACTTTACTGGGTTCGTCGATCACGAGACGGTAAATACGTATATTTCTGCGACTGATGCCGCCTATGGTGCTATCGACCCAGATCATTGGGGAAGTCCAATGAAGGTATTCGAGTATCTAAGCTGTGAACGCCCTGTTATTGCAACACACTCCGATTCACTTTCGTTTGTCGAATCGGAAAACTTGGGTGAGATTGTGCGCACACCTTCCCAACATGAAGTCGAATCGGCTCTCGAGTCGTTACATGAGATGTCCAATGAGGACCGGGTGGAAATGGGAAAACGTGGAAGGAAATATATCATCGAGAATAGAACGTGGGATACACTGGCGAAAAAAATAGAAGAAGCAATCAAAGAAAGACAATGA
- a CDS encoding nucleotide sugar dehydrogenase yields the protein MTGVRERIEERAATVAVIGVGYVGLPLACHFTKAGFRVVGFDIDEDRMKSLQRGDSYIDDIDDKRLERALDNDFVPTSDPEKLSEADVFIVAVPTGIQEGEPDMEAIRQASQTIAEHAPDREILYVCSSTVFPGAADEIVRPALQAGGRRPGEDTLVAVVPERINPGGRYEFEDIPLIVGADSDLERTAAQKLFNAVTVGTAPVTSTKAAEMAKTLENTYRMVNIALVNELARHAEEVDVDIWEVINAAGTKPFGFQEFYPGPGVGGHCIPVDPQFLTWLGRREGDPLRLVEQANVINETMPAHVVDQVETGLGARGVPIDDASIVVLGLTYKPNVSDIRNSPAMAICENLCAKNATLTAIDPYVDSTTLANDQIEPENEIDRDLIADADITLLLVDHDVFEYDALEDAPFVFDAQNALPTETAMPVLRLGDGESLSNAHSRPASSATSSTTFQS from the coding sequence ATGACCGGCGTTCGAGAGCGGATCGAAGAACGGGCGGCAACCGTCGCAGTAATCGGCGTCGGATACGTCGGCCTGCCGCTGGCCTGTCACTTCACGAAAGCCGGCTTTCGTGTCGTCGGATTCGACATCGATGAGGACCGAATGAAATCCCTCCAGCGCGGCGATTCGTATATCGACGATATCGACGACAAGCGCCTCGAGCGAGCGCTCGACAACGATTTCGTCCCGACAAGTGATCCGGAGAAACTCTCCGAAGCGGACGTATTCATCGTCGCCGTCCCGACGGGGATCCAAGAGGGAGAACCAGACATGGAAGCGATCAGGCAAGCGAGTCAGACGATCGCAGAACACGCACCCGATCGTGAGATTTTGTACGTCTGTAGTAGTACGGTCTTCCCGGGAGCGGCCGATGAGATTGTCCGTCCGGCGCTTCAAGCAGGTGGTCGCCGTCCGGGTGAGGATACCCTCGTCGCCGTCGTTCCGGAGCGAATCAATCCCGGTGGCCGATACGAGTTCGAGGATATCCCTCTGATCGTCGGTGCGGATAGTGATCTCGAACGGACTGCAGCACAGAAACTGTTCAATGCAGTCACTGTCGGAACCGCGCCAGTAACGTCGACGAAAGCCGCCGAGATGGCCAAGACGCTCGAGAACACCTACCGAATGGTGAATATCGCGCTCGTCAATGAACTCGCGCGCCACGCTGAGGAAGTCGACGTCGACATTTGGGAAGTGATCAACGCAGCGGGAACGAAGCCATTCGGATTTCAGGAGTTCTATCCCGGTCCTGGTGTCGGTGGACATTGTATCCCAGTCGATCCCCAGTTTTTGACCTGGCTCGGTCGACGTGAGGGTGACCCGCTCCGACTGGTCGAACAGGCAAACGTGATCAACGAGACGATGCCAGCACACGTCGTCGATCAGGTGGAGACTGGACTGGGAGCCCGCGGCGTCCCGATCGACGATGCCTCGATCGTCGTACTCGGACTAACGTACAAGCCGAATGTCTCCGATATTCGTAACTCGCCTGCGATGGCGATTTGTGAGAACCTCTGTGCGAAGAATGCGACTCTCACAGCTATTGATCCGTACGTCGATAGTACGACCCTCGCCAACGATCAGATTGAACCGGAAAACGAAATTGATCGCGACCTAATCGCCGATGCAGATATCACGCTCTTGCTGGTCGATCACGATGTCTTCGAGTATGATGCCCTCGAAGACGCGCCGTTCGTCTTCGATGCCCAGAACGCGCTACCAACGGAGACGGCAATGCCCGTCCTTCGACTCGGTGATGGTGAATCACTATCGAACGCTCACTCGCGACCAGCGAGTTCGGCGACGTCCTCAACGACCTTCCAAAGTTGA
- a CDS encoding NAD-dependent epimerase/dehydratase family protein: MRILVTGGSGFIGSHLVDFVLERTNHEIVVLDNFSTGTKTNLPNSDRLEVVDGDVCDEQVVSKQVGRADSVYHLAAAVGVQKIVDSPLDSLRTNLRGTELVLEAAVEDGTQVFIASSSEVYGKSEAVPFAESDDRVLGPTESLRWSYASAKAVDEALALAYNRKHDLPVVVGRYFNIVGPRQTGQYGMVIPTFVEQALTGEPLTVYGDGTQTRSFTHVRDAVRVTYQLLHSLEAYGSVFNIGSPHPTSINDLAERIIELTDSDSEIEHIPYEVAFDENFEEPQQREPDVTKLEETLGWHPETELDRILEDVIAERRSRLETEEGV; this comes from the coding sequence ATGCGCATACTCGTAACTGGAGGCAGCGGTTTTATCGGCTCTCATCTGGTCGATTTCGTACTCGAGAGGACGAACCACGAAATCGTGGTTCTCGATAACTTCTCGACAGGAACGAAAACCAACCTGCCGAACTCGGATCGACTCGAGGTCGTCGATGGCGATGTCTGTGACGAGCAAGTAGTCTCGAAACAGGTCGGTCGCGCGGATTCCGTATACCACCTTGCGGCCGCCGTCGGCGTCCAGAAGATCGTCGATTCACCGCTCGACTCGCTGCGGACGAATCTACGCGGAACCGAACTGGTACTCGAGGCCGCAGTCGAAGACGGAACGCAGGTGTTCATCGCGTCATCGTCTGAGGTGTACGGGAAGTCCGAGGCGGTTCCGTTCGCGGAGTCGGATGACCGAGTGCTCGGCCCAACTGAGAGCCTCCGCTGGAGCTATGCCTCCGCGAAGGCAGTCGACGAGGCATTGGCTCTCGCGTACAACCGGAAACACGATCTTCCCGTCGTCGTCGGACGGTACTTCAACATCGTTGGCCCACGCCAGACGGGTCAATACGGGATGGTCATTCCGACATTTGTTGAGCAAGCGCTTACGGGCGAACCACTGACCGTCTACGGGGACGGCACACAGACACGGAGCTTCACACACGTCCGAGATGCCGTCCGAGTGACGTACCAACTACTACACTCACTCGAGGCCTACGGCTCGGTGTTTAATATCGGCTCACCGCATCCGACGAGCATCAACGATCTCGCGGAACGAATTATCGAACTCACGGACTCCGACTCCGAAATCGAACACATCCCCTATGAGGTCGCCTTCGACGAGAACTTCGAAGAACCACAGCAGCGCGAACCGGACGTCACGAAACTCGAGGAGACGCTAGGATGGCATCCGGAGACGGAACTCGACCGCATTCTCGAGGACGTGATCGCGGAACGGCGGTCGCGACTCGAAACTGAGGAGGGAGTCTAA